Proteins found in one Timaviella obliquedivisa GSE-PSE-MK23-08B genomic segment:
- a CDS encoding RNA polymerase subunit sigma, whose protein sequence is MKLNEANSLPVVAISGFLILGSIAFLIFWALQTAYV, encoded by the coding sequence ATGAAGTTGAACGAGGCGAATAGTTTGCCTGTGGTAGCTATCTCTGGATTCCTAATCTTGGGGTCGATCGCTTTCCTCATTTTCTGGGCATTACAAACGGCTTATGTGTAG
- a CDS encoding SGNH/GDSL hydrolase family protein, with the protein MILGGTVVVLVLAVGGTEIGLRSLLGFGKPLLYIADPQIGYLLAPNQQTRRFGNEIGINQYSMRSGAITAHCPAQTFRVLLLGDSIANGGWWTDQRHTISALLQERLAGSEIAEVLNASANSWGPRNELAYLQRFGSFESKIVVLLINTDDLFAVAPTSIPVGRDRNYPNQQPASAISEALSRYAMKAQPIPELAAWQKEEGDRVGINLEAIRQIQTFVAQHQGQLLLAMTPLLREVGTPGSRDYETKARQRLEDFTKNAAIPFIDFLPQFNEMGNAETLYHDHIHFNFRGNQEIARTLNQSIQAMRQ; encoded by the coding sequence ATGATCTTAGGGGGAACGGTAGTGGTCTTGGTGCTTGCTGTGGGTGGCACAGAGATAGGATTGCGATCGCTCCTTGGCTTTGGTAAACCGCTTCTGTATATTGCCGATCCCCAAATTGGCTACCTCCTTGCCCCTAATCAGCAAACTCGACGATTTGGCAATGAAATTGGGATTAATCAATATTCCATGCGCAGTGGTGCAATTACAGCCCACTGTCCGGCGCAAACTTTCCGCGTTTTGCTGTTGGGTGATTCTATTGCCAACGGCGGTTGGTGGACGGATCAGCGCCATACGATTTCTGCCTTGTTGCAAGAGCGTCTCGCGGGATCTGAAATAGCAGAGGTACTGAACGCTTCGGCAAATTCTTGGGGACCGCGAAATGAGTTGGCATATTTGCAACGCTTTGGCAGCTTTGAATCGAAAATTGTAGTGCTGCTGATCAATACCGATGATTTGTTTGCAGTTGCGCCGACTTCAATTCCTGTGGGGCGCGATCGCAATTATCCTAATCAACAGCCTGCGTCCGCTATTTCAGAAGCCTTGAGCCGATATGCTATGAAAGCTCAGCCAATTCCAGAGTTGGCGGCATGGCAAAAAGAAGAAGGCGATCGGGTAGGAATCAATCTAGAAGCAATTCGACAGATTCAAACGTTCGTGGCTCAACATCAGGGGCAATTACTTTTAGCAATGACTCCTTTGTTACGAGAAGTTGGAACTCCTGGCTCTCGTGATTATGAGACGAAAGCTAGACAAAGGCTCGAAGATTTTACAAAGAACGCAGCAATTCCCTTCATCGATTTTTTGCCCCAGTTTAATGAAATGGGTAATGCTGAAACTCTCTATCACGATCATATTCATTTCAACTTTAGGGGAAATCAAGAGATTGCTCGAACATTAAATCAGTCGATACAAGCGATGAGACAGTAG